The following is a genomic window from Liolophura sinensis isolate JHLJ2023 chromosome 10, CUHK_Ljap_v2, whole genome shotgun sequence.
ttcaagtgcggttcatgctggcttttcctctctggccatatttgggaaggtctgagaGCAACAAACGAATGGTTTTGTGTTTCCAACCACCTTCATATTTGTGAAACATTCTCAGTACAGCAGAAATAAATCTTATGTGATTATATCCAGTTTGATAAAGTTCTGTCCTTTCAGGTTCCGGAGATTGACATGGAATTGATCAATCACCTGGAGAGGCTGTCTTTGGTGAACTTTAATAATCAGGCAGGTGTCGAGAGACTGTCCAAAGCCATACGAGCTGCCAATCAGCTGTTCATGGTCAATGTTGACGGGGTAGAGCCAATGGACTCAGTGCTGGAGAACAGGTACTGAACTATGACTTAATCATGCACAAGTATTAGAAAACCTGCACCTGTTATTAGTACAACAGTTTGGTATTGTAATATTTGATCTTTCCCATCTGAGTCGTTACAGTGTGAGGACTGATAAAGTCATACCCTTGTACCCTTCGGGCAAAGCCAAGCTCAATTTTGTCATGTGCACAATTTGTAACCAAAGTTGCCCTGCTGTTCGTGAGACGATTTTACTGTGAATTAGGGTACtaatatttcagtttgaaatCTCTGCTTGGTCTGGGACATGGTTCTGCAATGCAGTTTTCTAGTGTAGAGCaaggtttcctcccgccataatgctagccacccttgtataagtgaaaaattcttgagcacggcataaaacaccaatcaaatataccTAAATAAATCCTTAGCCTGACTTGTCTCTTACTACATCTGAAGTAATAGCCTCCCACGTCATCAATCCTTATGTTGAGATCTGTGCGGCAAGAGTTATTTCAGTTGTCAGTTCACTTACGGTGAATATCagaatcctttttttttctgttttcttcagaCATTTGTATTTAAGAAGCGATGACATAGTAGAAGGCAACTGTAGGAAAGAAGTTTTGGAAAATGCATCAAAAACAGAAGAGGACTATTTTGTGGCTCCACCAGGTAAAGTGGTTCGTCTTTCCCTGTAGAATACTCGTTGACATCAAAATACTTGTTCAGATGTGGTATATTTAGTGAAATAATGTCAGCATCAGAAATTGCATTCAATTGCAATTGAAGAGGAACTCAAATCTTCCACAACATGGTTCCAAACAACGCATCCTTTTCAGCTGTGACTTCTTCTAACATGGACAGAGTTTGACACATCCTTTGACCAGTTTGACACATCTAGAGACAGCTCTATCAAGCATGGGCAGACtttaccatgtacatgttacagtgaTCATGTACCTTGAGGCCACAGTGACTCTACCCATCCCACTTTGCCCAAACTTGAGACCACTTTATCCTACCCTGAGATCACCTTGCTCCGTCGTGAGACCACTTTGCTCAGAGTGAAACCACTTTGTCCATATTAAGACCACTTTGCTCCATTGTGAGATCACTTTGCCCCATTGTGAAACCACTTTGCTTACCTTGAGACCACTTTGTTCCATCCTGAGATCACTTTGCCCAACCTTGAGATGACTATGCCCCACTGTGAAACCACTTTGCCCACCTTGAGACCACTTTGCTCCATCCTGAGATCACTTTGCTCCATCTTTGAGATGACTATGCCCTACTGTGAGACCACTTTTGCTGTATCTTGAGTCCACCTTGCCCCATCTTGAGACCATTTTGCCACATCTTAAGGCTGATTTGCTCCATCTTGAGTCCATTTCGTCACTTTTCCAAATGGTGGTAAAATAAAATTCCTCTGAATACATATGGAATGCTGATTATAAAGTGATTATAACTTTTTGACAGTGTTATTGTGAGTATGATGTTAAGTGAAGAATCCCTCAGCCAGTAAACAAGGACAGCTCAGGACAATGGGCAGTGTGGGTTCTATCAGGAATTAAGATTATATTTTAGCGAATGCTTTTAATCCATGTCCATCTCTTGTAGGAAACATACCTCTGAAACAGAAGAAGTCTGGATATGGTGTGAAAACAGCTTAATGCTGGAGGGAAGGCAAATACCGGGACCCTAATGTACAGCTAACAAGTGCGAAGACCAGTGCCCAGAGAACTATATCAGTTATAATGGACAGGGACGCCTGTGcctgaaaaagataaaatataacaaaaaacgGCGATTGTGTTGTGGGAGTATTAACACTGTTTTAAGCATAGAAACCAGAGAATATTTTTTATCACTTCCCAttttcagtatgtacatgtattcttcatGCAGATAAATGGGTTTCAGTTTTGTAATGAAAACCAAGAAGTTATTATTCGCACATGATGTCCTGATTTCCCTTCATACACTGAGTAATCACATCTCCAAGTAACTCGTGAGGTGGTGTAGTCCGATTTGTGTAtacagggagataactctgttcGTCCAGAATGCTGTGGCTGTGTTACGTTGCTATGTCCGTTATCAAATCTTTCATACATTCTTCCCACGTATGGATAATGAAGGCAATGCAATTTAGGGAGAAAAGTAGCAAAATTATATACGTTTGCTTGGGCTGGTTGCGTAAGTCagttataa
Proteins encoded in this region:
- the LOC135476843 gene encoding glutamyl-tRNA(Gln) amidotransferase subunit C, mitochondrial-like, with the protein product MSMMQASRRFSKPVLDLCAKCSNLRYSSSVKVPRTSCWKEIRDEELPKVPEIDMELINHLERLSLVNFNNQAGVERLSKAIRAANQLFMVNVDGVEPMDSVLENRHLYLRSDDIVEGNCRKEVLENASKTEEDYFVAPPGNIPLKQKKSGYGVKTA